The following are encoded together in the Populus trichocarpa isolate Nisqually-1 chromosome 5, P.trichocarpa_v4.1, whole genome shotgun sequence genome:
- the LOC7477627 gene encoding heavy metal-associated isoprenylated plant protein 43, which produces MSKKTVVSVQLLCSKCRQKVMKLIATIEGITSIVLDPSKNTVTVIGEADPVKIICKVRKFRKSASIMSVGPPKEEKKDMVIPCTPKVCQRCDVWYVVSDDFYGYCTIM; this is translated from the exons ATGTCAAAG AAAACAGTTGTGTCAGTGCAACTGCTCTGTTCAAAATGCAGGCAGAAGGTGATGAAGTTAATTGCAACAATAGAAGGGATAACTTCTATTGTCCTCGACCCGTCGAAGAATACGGTCACAGTGATTGGTGAAGCTGATCCAGTGAAGATCATTTGCAAGGTGAGGAAATTTAGAAAATCTGCGTCGATTATGAGCGTAGGGCCTCccaaggaagagaagaaagacaTGGTTATCCCTTGCACTCCAAAGGTATGTCAGAGATGCGATGTGTGGTATGTCGTTAGTGACGATTTTTACGGTTATTGCACCATTATGTAA
- the LOC7477628 gene encoding bifunctional dihydrofolate reductase-thymidylate synthase isoform X5: MMLHYCTQRTLFLSKVLLNSSKISFCNSASLAATSPLFKFQILTSNYRRFTAIAGEIPMRSYQVVVAATRDMGIGKDGKLPWRLPSDLKFFKEVTLATSDPGKQNAILMGRKTWESIPIKYRPLPDRLNVVLTRSFEIEDEENVITCGSISSALELLAETPYCFSIDKVFVIGGGQILRETLNGPGCDAIHVTEIESSVECDTFIPSIDFSKFQPWYSSPPLVENGFRYSFVTYVHVRNSENETIAGKTGGKCNDVKSNSNRFEEAILKFQVL, translated from the exons ATGATGTTGCATTATTGTACTCAGAGGACTCTATTCCTATCAAAG gttttactGAATTCTAGCAaaatcagcttctgcaattcaGCTTCTTTGGCTGCAACCTCACCGCTgtttaaatttcaaatcttaaCTTCAAATTACAGACGGTTTACTGCTATAGCGGGTGAGATTCCAATGAGGAGTTACCAAGTTGTGGTGGCTGCTACTCGAGATATGGGGATTGGAAAGGATGGAAAGTTACCTTGGAGATTGCCTTCTGATCTCAAGTTTTTCAAGGAGGTTACACTGGCCACATCGGATCCCGGGAAACAAAATGCAATTTTGATGGGTAGGAAAACATGGGAAAGTATTCCTATCAAGTACCGACCTCTTCCGGATCGATTGAATGTGGTCCTGACTCGGAGTTTTgagattgaagatgaagaaaatgttATTACATGTGGGAGCATTTCCTCAGCTTTGGAATTGTTAGCTGAAACTCcctattgtttctcaattgaTAAGGTTTTTGTCATAGGAGGTGGCCAGATATTGAG GGAAACACTTAATGGTCCAGGATGTGATGCCATCCATGTTACGGAGATTGAGTCGAGTGTTGAGTGTGATACGTTCATTCCAAGCATTGATTTTTCTAAGTTTCAGCCTTGGTATTCGTCTCCACCATTGGTTGAAAATGGCTTTCGATATTCTTTTGTAACTTATGTTCATGTGAGGAACTCTGAGAATGAAACTATTGCTGGAAAGACTGGTGGAAAGTGTAATGACGTTAAATCGAATTCTAATAGGTTTGAG GAAGCTATATTGAAGTTCCAAGTTCTCTGA
- the LOC7477628 gene encoding bifunctional dihydrofolate reductase-thymidylate synthase isoform X1, with translation MMLHYCTQRTLFLSKVLLNSSKTSFCNSASLAATSPLFKFQILTSNYRRFTAIAGEIPMRSYQVVVAATRDMGIGKDGKLPWRLPCDLKFFKEITLATSDPGKQNAILMGRKTWESIPIKYRPLPGRLNVVLTRSFEIEDEENVITCGSISSALELLAEAPYCFSIDKVFVIGGGQILRETLNGPGCDAIHVTEIETSVECDTFIPSIDFSKFQPWYSSPPLVENGIRYSFVTYVHVRNSENETIAGKTGGKCNDGKSNSNRFEVKDFSFLPKMIFEKRDEYMHHTSSTK, from the exons ATGATGTTGCATTATTGTACTCAGAGGACTCTATTCCTATCAAAG gttttACTGAATTCTAGCAAAACTAGCTTCTGCAATTCAGCTTCTTTGGCTGCAACCTCACCGCTgtttaaatttcaaatcttaaCTTCAAATTACAGACGATTTACTGCTATAGCGGGTGAGATTCCAATGAGGAGTTACCAAGTTGTGGTGGCTGCTACTCGAGATATGGGGATTGGAAAGGATGGAAAGTTACCTTGGAGATTGCCTTGTGATCTCAAGTTTTTCAAGGAGATTACACTGGCCACATCGGATCCTGGGAAACAAAATGCAATTTTGATGGGTAGGAAAACATGGGAAAGTATTCCTATCAAGTACCGACCTCTTCCGGGTCGATTGAATGTGGTCCTGACTCGGAGTTTTgagattgaagatgaagaaaatgttATTACATGTGGGAGCATTTCCTCAGCTTTGGAATTGTTAGCTGAAGCTCcctattgtttctcaattgaTAAGGTTTTTGTCATAGGAGGTGGCCAGATATTGAG GGAAACACTTAATGGTCCAGGATGTGATGCCATCCATGTTACGGAGATTGAGACGAGTGTTGAATGTGATACGTTCATTCCAAGTATTGATTTTTCTAAGTTTCAGCCTTGGTATTCGTCTCCACCATTGGTTGAAAATGGCATTCGATATTCTTTTGTAACTTATGTTCATGTGAGGAACTCTGAGAATGAAACTATTGCTGGAAAGACTGGTGGAAAGTGTAATGACGGTAAATCGAATTCTAATAGGTTTGAGGTAAAGGATTTCTCATTTCTTCCGAAGATGATTTTTGAGAAACGTGATGAGTACATGCATCATACAAGCAGTACAAAATAG
- the LOC7477628 gene encoding bifunctional dihydrofolate reductase-thymidylate synthase isoform X3, with the protein MKPAISSVLLNSSKTSFCNSASLAATSPLFKFQILTSNYRRFTAIAGEIPMRSYQVVVAATRDMGIGKDGKLPWRLPCDLKFFKEITLATSDPGKQNAILMGRKTWESIPIKYRPLPGRLNVVLTRSFEIEDEENVITCGSISSALELLAEAPYCFSIDKVFVIGGGQILRETLNGPGCDAIHVTEIETSVECDTFIPSIDFSKFQPWYSSPPLVENGIRYSFVTYVHVRNSENETIAGKTGGKCNDGKSNSNRFEVKDFSFLPKMIFEKRDEYMHHTSSTK; encoded by the exons ATGAAACCTGCAATCTCTTCG gttttACTGAATTCTAGCAAAACTAGCTTCTGCAATTCAGCTTCTTTGGCTGCAACCTCACCGCTgtttaaatttcaaatcttaaCTTCAAATTACAGACGATTTACTGCTATAGCGGGTGAGATTCCAATGAGGAGTTACCAAGTTGTGGTGGCTGCTACTCGAGATATGGGGATTGGAAAGGATGGAAAGTTACCTTGGAGATTGCCTTGTGATCTCAAGTTTTTCAAGGAGATTACACTGGCCACATCGGATCCTGGGAAACAAAATGCAATTTTGATGGGTAGGAAAACATGGGAAAGTATTCCTATCAAGTACCGACCTCTTCCGGGTCGATTGAATGTGGTCCTGACTCGGAGTTTTgagattgaagatgaagaaaatgttATTACATGTGGGAGCATTTCCTCAGCTTTGGAATTGTTAGCTGAAGCTCcctattgtttctcaattgaTAAGGTTTTTGTCATAGGAGGTGGCCAGATATTGAG GGAAACACTTAATGGTCCAGGATGTGATGCCATCCATGTTACGGAGATTGAGACGAGTGTTGAATGTGATACGTTCATTCCAAGTATTGATTTTTCTAAGTTTCAGCCTTGGTATTCGTCTCCACCATTGGTTGAAAATGGCATTCGATATTCTTTTGTAACTTATGTTCATGTGAGGAACTCTGAGAATGAAACTATTGCTGGAAAGACTGGTGGAAAGTGTAATGACGGTAAATCGAATTCTAATAGGTTTGAGGTAAAGGATTTCTCATTTCTTCCGAAGATGATTTTTGAGAAACGTGATGAGTACATGCATCATACAAGCAGTACAAAATAG
- the LOC7477628 gene encoding bifunctional dihydrofolate reductase-thymidylate synthase isoform X4: protein MVQVLLNSSKTSFCNSASLAATSPLFKFQILTSNYRRFTAIAGEIPMRSYQVVVAATRDMGIGKDGKLPWRLPCDLKFFKEITLATSDPGKQNAILMGRKTWESIPIKYRPLPGRLNVVLTRSFEIEDEENVITCGSISSALELLAEAPYCFSIDKVFVIGGGQILRETLNGPGCDAIHVTEIETSVECDTFIPSIDFSKFQPWYSSPPLVENGIRYSFVTYVHVRNSENETIAGKTGGKCNDGKSNSNRFEVKDFSFLPKMIFEKRDEYMHHTSSTK, encoded by the exons ATGGTTCAG gttttACTGAATTCTAGCAAAACTAGCTTCTGCAATTCAGCTTCTTTGGCTGCAACCTCACCGCTgtttaaatttcaaatcttaaCTTCAAATTACAGACGATTTACTGCTATAGCGGGTGAGATTCCAATGAGGAGTTACCAAGTTGTGGTGGCTGCTACTCGAGATATGGGGATTGGAAAGGATGGAAAGTTACCTTGGAGATTGCCTTGTGATCTCAAGTTTTTCAAGGAGATTACACTGGCCACATCGGATCCTGGGAAACAAAATGCAATTTTGATGGGTAGGAAAACATGGGAAAGTATTCCTATCAAGTACCGACCTCTTCCGGGTCGATTGAATGTGGTCCTGACTCGGAGTTTTgagattgaagatgaagaaaatgttATTACATGTGGGAGCATTTCCTCAGCTTTGGAATTGTTAGCTGAAGCTCcctattgtttctcaattgaTAAGGTTTTTGTCATAGGAGGTGGCCAGATATTGAG GGAAACACTTAATGGTCCAGGATGTGATGCCATCCATGTTACGGAGATTGAGACGAGTGTTGAATGTGATACGTTCATTCCAAGTATTGATTTTTCTAAGTTTCAGCCTTGGTATTCGTCTCCACCATTGGTTGAAAATGGCATTCGATATTCTTTTGTAACTTATGTTCATGTGAGGAACTCTGAGAATGAAACTATTGCTGGAAAGACTGGTGGAAAGTGTAATGACGGTAAATCGAATTCTAATAGGTTTGAGGTAAAGGATTTCTCATTTCTTCCGAAGATGATTTTTGAGAAACGTGATGAGTACATGCATCATACAAGCAGTACAAAATAG
- the LOC7477628 gene encoding bifunctional dihydrofolate reductase-thymidylate synthase isoform X6 — protein MQPWFRRFTAIAGEIPMRSYQVVVAATRDMGIGKDGKLPWRLPCDLKFFKEITLATSDPGKQNAILMGRKTWESIPIKYRPLPGRLNVVLTRSFEIEDEENVITCGSISSALELLAEAPYCFSIDKVFVIGGGQILRETLNGPGCDAIHVTEIETSVECDTFIPSIDFSKFQPWYSSPPLVENGIRYSFVTYVHVRNSENETIAGKTGGKCNDGKSNSNRFEVKDFSFLPKMIFEKRDEYMHHTSSTK, from the exons ATGCAGCCATGGTTCAG ACGATTTACTGCTATAGCGGGTGAGATTCCAATGAGGAGTTACCAAGTTGTGGTGGCTGCTACTCGAGATATGGGGATTGGAAAGGATGGAAAGTTACCTTGGAGATTGCCTTGTGATCTCAAGTTTTTCAAGGAGATTACACTGGCCACATCGGATCCTGGGAAACAAAATGCAATTTTGATGGGTAGGAAAACATGGGAAAGTATTCCTATCAAGTACCGACCTCTTCCGGGTCGATTGAATGTGGTCCTGACTCGGAGTTTTgagattgaagatgaagaaaatgttATTACATGTGGGAGCATTTCCTCAGCTTTGGAATTGTTAGCTGAAGCTCcctattgtttctcaattgaTAAGGTTTTTGTCATAGGAGGTGGCCAGATATTGAG GGAAACACTTAATGGTCCAGGATGTGATGCCATCCATGTTACGGAGATTGAGACGAGTGTTGAATGTGATACGTTCATTCCAAGTATTGATTTTTCTAAGTTTCAGCCTTGGTATTCGTCTCCACCATTGGTTGAAAATGGCATTCGATATTCTTTTGTAACTTATGTTCATGTGAGGAACTCTGAGAATGAAACTATTGCTGGAAAGACTGGTGGAAAGTGTAATGACGGTAAATCGAATTCTAATAGGTTTGAGGTAAAGGATTTCTCATTTCTTCCGAAGATGATTTTTGAGAAACGTGATGAGTACATGCATCATACAAGCAGTACAAAATAG
- the LOC7477628 gene encoding bifunctional dihydrofolate reductase-thymidylate synthase isoform X7, translating into MRSYQVVVAATRDMGIGKDGKLPWRLPCDLKFFKEITLATSDPGKQNAILMGRKTWESIPIKYRPLPGRLNVVLTRSFEIEDEENVITCGSISSALELLAEAPYCFSIDKVFVIGGGQILRETLNGPGCDAIHVTEIETSVECDTFIPSIDFSKFQPWYSSPPLVENGIRYSFVTYVHVRNSENETIAGKTGGKCNDGKSNSNRFEVKDFSFLPKMIFEKRDEYMHHTSSTK; encoded by the exons ATGAGGAGTTACCAAGTTGTGGTGGCTGCTACTCGAGATATGGGGATTGGAAAGGATGGAAAGTTACCTTGGAGATTGCCTTGTGATCTCAAGTTTTTCAAGGAGATTACACTGGCCACATCGGATCCTGGGAAACAAAATGCAATTTTGATGGGTAGGAAAACATGGGAAAGTATTCCTATCAAGTACCGACCTCTTCCGGGTCGATTGAATGTGGTCCTGACTCGGAGTTTTgagattgaagatgaagaaaatgttATTACATGTGGGAGCATTTCCTCAGCTTTGGAATTGTTAGCTGAAGCTCcctattgtttctcaattgaTAAGGTTTTTGTCATAGGAGGTGGCCAGATATTGAG GGAAACACTTAATGGTCCAGGATGTGATGCCATCCATGTTACGGAGATTGAGACGAGTGTTGAATGTGATACGTTCATTCCAAGTATTGATTTTTCTAAGTTTCAGCCTTGGTATTCGTCTCCACCATTGGTTGAAAATGGCATTCGATATTCTTTTGTAACTTATGTTCATGTGAGGAACTCTGAGAATGAAACTATTGCTGGAAAGACTGGTGGAAAGTGTAATGACGGTAAATCGAATTCTAATAGGTTTGAGGTAAAGGATTTCTCATTTCTTCCGAAGATGATTTTTGAGAAACGTGATGAGTACATGCATCATACAAGCAGTACAAAATAG